A genomic region of Barnesiella viscericola DSM 18177 contains the following coding sequences:
- a CDS encoding DUF5106 domain-containing protein yields MCAFISAFALTGAQATLVAPYRLPDIPDSLTTPDARSEYLMEHYWDNFKVENRIYLDSLQVAEQAFVDFVSIMRIAPREGTMKGINALLKRASCDEDILLMYAGFADKYLYSGQGPFVSEEAYLPFVEAVLDSKKVDKLYKLRYSYQYDVMTKNQLGMEITDFEYKLPGKDKAYRINKLKSPFILLYINDPECEDCSLATLRLSVSQALLNEVRSGRLTILSLYPDGETEEWLAGVAEYPKEWIVASMENGDRYFDLRIMPTIYLLDKDKKIILRNASLEEVEQALKQEE; encoded by the coding sequence GTGTGTGCGTTTATAAGTGCCTTTGCTTTGACAGGGGCGCAAGCCACTCTCGTAGCTCCTTACCGGTTGCCCGATATCCCCGACAGTTTGACCACCCCCGATGCGAGAAGTGAGTATCTCATGGAACATTATTGGGATAATTTCAAAGTGGAGAATCGGATCTACTTGGATTCCTTGCAAGTGGCGGAGCAGGCCTTTGTCGACTTTGTCTCGATTATGCGCATCGCTCCCCGAGAGGGTACGATGAAAGGAATAAACGCCTTGTTGAAGAGGGCCTCCTGCGACGAAGATATTCTGTTGATGTATGCCGGTTTTGCCGACAAATATCTGTATAGTGGACAGGGGCCTTTTGTGAGTGAAGAGGCTTATTTACCGTTCGTCGAGGCTGTTCTCGACTCCAAGAAGGTCGACAAGTTGTATAAATTGCGTTACTCCTACCAGTATGACGTAATGACCAAGAACCAGTTGGGTATGGAGATTACCGACTTTGAATACAAACTGCCCGGGAAGGATAAAGCCTATCGCATCAACAAGTTGAAATCGCCCTTTATCCTGCTTTACATCAATGACCCCGAGTGTGAAGACTGCTCGTTGGCTACTTTGCGGCTAAGTGTGTCGCAGGCTTTGCTCAACGAGGTGCGATCCGGTCGGCTTACCATCTTGTCGCTCTATCCCGACGGGGAGACCGAGGAGTGGTTGGCTGGCGTGGCAGAATATCCCAAAGAGTGGATAGTGGCTTCGATGGAAAATGGAGACCGCTATTTCGACCTGCGGATTATGCCTACCATCTATTTGTTGGATAAAGATAAAAAAATTATATTGCGCAATGCTTCGCTCGAAGAGGTAGAGCAGGCATTAAAGCAAGAAGAATAA
- a CDS encoding MATE family efflux transporter, which produces MASNAVKYSYKQIWHIAYPILVSLVMEQLIGMTDTAFMGRVGEVELGASAIAGVYYMTFFMIAFGFSLGAQIIMGRRNGEGNYERIGPIFYKGTLFLLGVALVLFVCSYFVSPVLLARFIGSPHVYEAAMSYIHWRVYGFFFAFVAVMFRAFFVGTTQTKTLTLNSVVMVLSNVVFNYILVFGKLGFPAMGIAGAAIGSSLAELVSLVFFIVYTRLRVDVRKYGLNRFGWHEGDSLRHILNTSVWTMIQNFVSMSTWFLFFIAVEHLGERSLAITNIIRNVSALPFMIVITFASTCSTLISNLIGAGDARYVRGTMNQCIRMAYLFELPLILFFVLFPTLILRIYTDMPDLILASVPSLFVLCSAYLFIVPGNVYFQAVSGTGNTRVAFFLELITLFIYIVYVVVMIFYLRVDVAVCWTTEHIYALGIFLFSAAYIKRGKWNDKRI; this is translated from the coding sequence ATGGCGAGTAATGCGGTAAAATACAGCTACAAGCAGATTTGGCACATTGCCTATCCCATACTCGTGAGCCTGGTGATGGAGCAGCTTATCGGTATGACCGATACCGCTTTTATGGGCCGGGTGGGCGAGGTGGAGCTGGGTGCGTCGGCCATTGCCGGGGTCTACTACATGACCTTTTTCATGATAGCCTTCGGGTTCAGCCTGGGGGCACAGATTATCATGGGGCGACGCAACGGCGAAGGGAACTATGAACGAATAGGTCCTATCTTCTACAAAGGTACCCTCTTTCTGCTGGGAGTGGCACTGGTGCTGTTTGTCTGCTCCTATTTCGTTTCGCCCGTGCTGTTGGCCCGCTTTATCGGCTCGCCCCATGTCTATGAGGCAGCCATGAGCTACATACACTGGCGGGTCTACGGATTCTTCTTTGCCTTTGTTGCCGTGATGTTCCGGGCCTTCTTTGTGGGGACGACGCAGACCAAGACCCTCACGCTCAACTCGGTGGTCATGGTGCTGTCGAATGTGGTGTTCAACTACATTCTTGTCTTCGGCAAGCTGGGATTCCCGGCCATGGGCATTGCCGGAGCCGCCATCGGGTCGTCGCTGGCCGAGCTGGTGTCGCTCGTCTTCTTTATCGTCTATACCCGTCTGCGGGTCGATGTGCGCAAGTATGGGTTGAACCGTTTCGGGTGGCACGAGGGCGACTCTCTGCGGCATATCCTGAACACCTCGGTGTGGACCATGATACAGAATTTCGTGTCGATGTCCACCTGGTTTCTCTTCTTTATCGCCGTCGAGCACCTGGGTGAACGTTCGTTGGCCATCACCAACATTATCCGCAACGTGTCGGCTCTGCCCTTTATGATAGTCATCACCTTTGCCTCGACGTGCAGTACCCTCATCAGCAACCTGATAGGAGCTGGTGACGCTCGGTATGTGCGGGGCACGATGAACCAATGCATTCGCATGGCCTACCTGTTTGAATTGCCTCTTATCCTCTTCTTTGTTCTTTTCCCGACCCTTATCCTGCGCATCTATACCGATATGCCTGACCTCATATTGGCCTCAGTACCGTCGCTCTTTGTGCTCTGTTCGGCCTATCTCTTTATTGTACCGGGCAATGTCTATTTTCAGGCTGTCTCGGGTACGGGTAATACCCGCGTGGCCTTCTTTCTGGAACTGATCACACTGTTCATCTATATTGTCTATGTGGTGGTGATGATCTTCTATTTGCGGGTCGATGTCGCCGTGTGCTGGACTACCGAGCACATCTATGCCCTGGGCATCTTCCTGTTCTCGGCAGCCTATATAAAGCGGGGGAAATGGAACGATAAAAGAATTTGA
- a CDS encoding DUF3109 family protein — translation MLQVGRALVSLDVIERFFICNLDKCLGACCVEGDAGAPVTEEECRKLKEILGVVWDDLLPEARRVIEQQGVAYVDEEGDLVTSIVNGKDCVFTCYDRNGMCQCAIEKAFRAGKIDFYKPISCHLYPIRLKEYPDFSAVNYHRWKICKAGEVLGRREQVRVYQFLKEPLIRRFGEAWYNELCEAAEAYLQQYGE, via the coding sequence ATGCTACAAGTAGGCCGTGCTCTGGTGAGCCTCGACGTCATAGAACGTTTCTTTATCTGTAACCTCGACAAGTGTCTGGGGGCCTGTTGCGTCGAAGGCGACGCAGGGGCGCCGGTCACCGAGGAGGAGTGCCGCAAGCTCAAAGAGATACTCGGGGTGGTGTGGGACGATTTGCTGCCCGAGGCCCGTCGGGTAATCGAGCAACAGGGGGTGGCCTATGTCGATGAGGAGGGCGACCTGGTGACTTCGATTGTCAACGGCAAGGATTGTGTCTTTACTTGCTACGACAGGAACGGCATGTGCCAGTGCGCCATCGAGAAGGCCTTTCGGGCCGGGAAGATCGATTTCTACAAACCCATCTCGTGCCACCTCTACCCCATACGGTTGAAGGAGTATCCCGATTTCTCGGCCGTGAACTATCACCGCTGGAAAATCTGCAAGGCGGGCGAGGTGCTGGGCCGGCGCGAGCAGGTGCGGGTCTATCAGTTTTTGAAAGAGCCGTTGATTCGTCGGTTTGGCGAGGCCTGGTACAACGAACTTTGTGAGGCCGCCGAGGCCTATTTGCAACAATATGGCGAGTAA
- the gpmI gene encoding 2,3-bisphosphoglycerate-independent phosphoglycerate mutase gives MSKKALLMILDGWGIGNHTHADVIYNTPTPYWDYLLKTYPHSQLQASGENVGLPDGQMGNSEVGHLNIGAGRIVYQDLVKINKACADNSIMQNKEIVSAFSYARDNGKNIHFMGLTSNGGVHSSLDHLFKLCDIAKAYGLENTFIHCFMDGRDTDPHSGKGFIEALEAHCAASAGKVASIIGRYYAMDRDKRWERIKEAYDLLVNGIGRKSDNMVQAMQESYDADVTDEFIKPIVNTTCDGRIKEGDVVIFFNYRNDRAKELTIVLTQQDMPEAGMHTIPGLQYYCMTPYDASFKGVHILFDKENVHNTLGEYLSKLHKSQLHIAETEKYAHVTFFFNGGREAPFEGEDRILVPSPKVATYDLKPEMSAYEVKDKLVAAINENKYDFIVVNYANGDMVGHTGVYSAIEKAVMTIDACVRDTVEAAKANGYEVIIIADHGNADNAENPDGTPNTAHSLNPVPFVYVTENKEARVENGILADVAPSICHIMGLPQPAEMTGHDLLK, from the coding sequence ATGAGCAAAAAAGCACTTTTGATGATTCTCGATGGCTGGGGCATCGGCAATCATACGCATGCAGATGTAATCTACAATACCCCTACTCCTTATTGGGACTATCTGTTGAAAACCTATCCTCACTCGCAGTTGCAGGCCAGCGGCGAGAATGTGGGTTTGCCCGACGGTCAGATGGGTAACTCGGAGGTAGGTCACCTCAATATCGGTGCCGGCCGCATCGTTTACCAGGATCTGGTGAAAATCAACAAGGCTTGTGCCGACAACTCCATCATGCAGAACAAAGAGATCGTTTCGGCCTTCTCCTATGCCCGTGACAACGGCAAGAATATCCACTTCATGGGATTGACCTCGAACGGTGGCGTACACAGTTCGCTCGACCACCTGTTCAAGTTGTGCGACATTGCCAAAGCATATGGTTTGGAGAATACCTTTATCCACTGCTTCATGGACGGTCGTGATACCGACCCCCACAGTGGTAAGGGCTTTATCGAGGCCTTGGAGGCTCACTGCGCTGCTTCGGCCGGCAAGGTGGCTTCGATTATCGGTCGGTACTATGCCATGGACCGGGACAAACGCTGGGAGCGTATCAAAGAGGCTTACGATCTGTTGGTCAACGGTATCGGCCGCAAGTCGGACAACATGGTGCAGGCCATGCAGGAGTCGTATGACGCCGATGTGACCGACGAATTTATCAAGCCTATCGTCAACACGACCTGCGACGGTCGCATCAAGGAGGGCGATGTGGTTATTTTCTTCAACTACCGTAACGACCGTGCCAAAGAGCTCACCATCGTGCTCACGCAGCAGGATATGCCCGAGGCCGGCATGCACACCATTCCCGGTCTGCAATATTACTGCATGACTCCCTACGACGCTTCGTTCAAGGGCGTGCATATCCTCTTCGACAAGGAGAACGTGCACAACACGCTGGGCGAATATCTGTCGAAACTGCACAAGAGCCAGCTGCACATTGCCGAGACCGAGAAATATGCCCACGTAACCTTCTTCTTCAACGGGGGGCGCGAGGCTCCGTTCGAGGGTGAGGACCGTATTCTGGTACCGTCGCCCAAGGTAGCCACCTACGATTTGAAGCCCGAGATGAGCGCCTACGAGGTGAAAGACAAACTGGTCGCCGCCATCAACGAGAACAAATATGACTTTATCGTCGTAAACTATGCCAACGGCGACATGGTGGGTCACACCGGCGTCTACTCGGCTATCGAGAAAGCCGTGATGACCATCGACGCCTGCGTGCGCGATACGGTCGAGGCTGCCAAGGCCAACGGCTACGAGGTAATCATCATTGCCGACCACGGTAATGCCGACAATGCCGAGAACCCCGACGGTACGCCCAACACGGCACACTCGCTCAACCCCGTGCCGTTTGTCTATGTGACCGAGAACAAAGAGGCTCGTGTCGAGAACGGTATCCTGGCCGATGTGGCTCCTTCGATTTGCCACATCATGGGATTGCCTCAACCGGCCGAAATGACGGGGCACGACCTGTTGAAATAA
- a CDS encoding tetratricopeptide repeat protein has translation MLYYQANLAANNGQIDSALVKYQTIINLVPRYADPYLKAAQLCEKYADTDPKWLETAIAMYRLYLNLELDDTRSAQATLHLRALEDKLSIPHFDEELTNNQGAMEDYAPGIETPDLTLTPTSTPTPTPTPTPTPTPTPTPTPTPTPTPPAVQQPVENSHEGLLAESLAKATENQLFINPYTIEIVPGNTSNSHALDQPDLKKLCGRWVSLSRMSDGREAWIIDIEEQQGELRVTLCPNSGIFNLPQWQQTFLKGRSSLLSLANDFSVVTTRPDITLGTMKMFDNLQSKVTSGHIDEKACIFSFKYNINLTYTPTANKYDWAKSGIQFLGSLIGGLTGLNILNTLITNVANNLIDKTKSSDTNINYTGSIAFSLKPSSGFMTGSCKESLTESQTRGSQEKKNRIFETEFCKVDSYYPGYSGNYTTKTDDVIAKEKAILEQLEEAEETPENQYLLGMLHAYNYGEKEFFESPQYSKKAMQALQKAAADGNIEALSFLSNYFFCLSLGDKIDELPQSYGSSSMDIIMANASLPPKNVRKASLQYAQEYLAKLQQMAPARAKVIEAEYKINKNRDVDAALYLFKEAAQQGDATAMNRTGELLLFDYNKPQEAFEWFSNAAQRNEPNAMLNLARLYRDGIGVGEDVSQYITWAELAYKYGNLEALDELSDAYTKGIGVNQDYNQALRYIDLKQEIAHDRYTYLLKINEIRNI, from the coding sequence ATGCTCTATTACCAGGCCAACCTTGCTGCCAACAACGGTCAGATAGACTCGGCGCTGGTCAAGTATCAAACCATTATCAACCTGGTGCCCCGCTATGCCGACCCCTATCTGAAAGCGGCTCAACTATGCGAAAAATATGCCGACACCGACCCCAAGTGGCTGGAAACGGCCATTGCCATGTATCGTCTGTACCTTAATCTCGAACTCGACGACACCCGATCGGCCCAAGCCACCCTCCACCTGAGGGCTCTCGAAGACAAGTTATCAATTCCCCACTTTGACGAGGAGTTGACCAATAACCAGGGAGCAATGGAGGACTATGCACCGGGTATCGAGACTCCTGACCTGACTCTCACACCAACATCAACACCAACACCAACACCAACACCAACACCAACACCAACACCAACACCAACACCTACACCTACACCTACACCTACACCACCAGCTGTTCAACAGCCGGTCGAGAATTCTCACGAAGGCCTCCTTGCCGAATCTCTGGCCAAAGCCACCGAGAATCAACTCTTTATCAATCCCTATACGATAGAAATTGTCCCGGGCAACACCTCGAACAGCCATGCTTTGGATCAACCCGACCTGAAAAAGCTCTGCGGCCGATGGGTTTCGTTATCACGCATGAGCGATGGCCGCGAAGCCTGGATCATCGACATCGAAGAACAGCAGGGCGAACTGAGAGTCACACTCTGCCCCAACTCGGGTATATTCAACCTGCCCCAGTGGCAACAAACCTTCCTGAAAGGACGCTCGTCGCTGCTATCGTTGGCCAACGATTTCAGTGTGGTAACTACACGCCCCGACATCACACTGGGTACCATGAAGATGTTTGACAACTTGCAATCCAAAGTAACCAGCGGCCATATCGATGAAAAGGCATGTATCTTCTCCTTCAAATACAACATAAACCTCACCTATACCCCCACGGCCAACAAATACGACTGGGCCAAATCGGGCATTCAGTTTTTAGGCTCGCTAATCGGAGGGCTCACCGGTTTGAACATTCTCAATACGCTGATAACCAATGTAGCGAACAATCTGATTGACAAGACCAAGAGTTCCGATACCAACATCAACTACACGGGGTCGATTGCCTTCTCGCTGAAACCGAGCAGCGGTTTCATGACCGGATCCTGCAAAGAGTCGCTCACCGAATCGCAAACCAGAGGTTCGCAAGAAAAGAAAAATCGCATCTTCGAAACCGAGTTTTGCAAGGTCGACTCTTATTACCCCGGCTACTCGGGAAACTATACCACCAAAACCGACGATGTCATCGCAAAGGAAAAAGCCATACTGGAACAACTGGAAGAGGCGGAGGAGACCCCCGAGAATCAATATCTCCTGGGTATGCTCCATGCCTATAACTATGGAGAGAAGGAGTTTTTCGAATCGCCCCAATACTCCAAAAAGGCCATGCAAGCACTACAAAAAGCCGCAGCCGACGGAAACATCGAGGCTTTATCATTCCTGTCCAACTATTTCTTTTGCCTATCGCTGGGCGATAAAATCGATGAACTGCCCCAATCCTACGGCTCCTCTTCGATGGACATCATCATGGCCAATGCCTCGCTCCCGCCCAAGAACGTAAGAAAGGCTTCGCTTCAATACGCTCAGGAATATCTGGCCAAACTGCAACAAATGGCTCCGGCCCGAGCCAAAGTAATCGAAGCCGAATATAAAATAAATAAAAACCGGGACGTCGATGCAGCCCTCTACCTCTTCAAGGAGGCTGCCCAACAGGGCGACGCTACGGCCATGAACCGCACGGGCGAACTATTGCTCTTCGACTACAACAAGCCCCAAGAAGCCTTTGAATGGTTCTCGAATGCCGCCCAACGAAATGAACCCAATGCCATGTTGAACCTCGCCCGGCTCTATCGCGACGGAATAGGGGTAGGAGAAGATGTATCACAATATATCACATGGGCAGAACTGGCTTATAAATATGGTAATCTGGAAGCCCTCGACGAACTCTCCGACGCCTATACCAAAGGCATCGGGGTCAACCAAGACTACAATCAGGCCCTGCGATATATCGACCTGAAACAGGAGATTGCTCACGACCGATATACCTACCTGCTGAAAATAAATGAAATAAGAAATATATAA